A DNA window from Selenomonas sp. oral taxon 126 contains the following coding sequences:
- a CDS encoding radical SAM/SPASM domain-containing protein has protein sequence MTIREPSYHTDRVVLGERLPLATPLSVILDLSERCNFRCSYCFRSGEKDASWSFAAAGELMSPEVFEKAARQLQDFPQKLKLVSLSGHGEPLCNPHLVDMVRLLKQLNVAERIDMHTNASLLTEDNAARIAQAGFSRIVVSLQGLDAAAYQRTCSANIDFQRFCNHLKLMYETKAEDLKIHIKIADAAFGNEAVQEGKRRFYELFDGIADSIFVESVVPLWQNIDVKADKNVNKYAYECGKVDYCPLVFYKMFVAPDGGIYPCTSLPPPMSLGNIHDTTLQLAWNSRQRLDFLKEHLRLTRYRHSSCKECFVPFNTVTGSGDILDPYKDGILERLEEISNDV, from the coding sequence ATGACCATTCGCGAACCCTCCTATCATACCGATCGTGTCGTTTTGGGCGAACGGCTGCCGCTGGCGACGCCCCTTTCTGTGATCTTGGATCTGAGTGAGCGCTGCAACTTCAGATGCAGCTACTGCTTTCGGTCGGGGGAAAAGGATGCGAGTTGGAGCTTCGCTGCCGCAGGCGAGCTGATGTCCCCGGAGGTCTTTGAAAAGGCCGCACGGCAGCTCCAGGATTTCCCTCAGAAATTGAAGCTGGTTTCGCTCTCGGGGCACGGCGAGCCCTTGTGCAATCCGCATCTTGTGGATATGGTGCGTCTTCTGAAACAGCTGAATGTTGCGGAGCGCATTGATATGCACACGAATGCCTCCCTTTTGACGGAGGATAATGCCGCGCGTATCGCGCAAGCGGGATTTTCACGCATTGTCGTTTCGCTGCAAGGCCTGGATGCCGCAGCGTATCAGCGCACCTGCAGCGCGAACATAGATTTTCAACGATTCTGCAATCATCTGAAGCTCATGTACGAGACGAAAGCGGAGGATTTGAAGATTCATATCAAGATCGCGGATGCCGCGTTTGGGAACGAAGCTGTGCAGGAGGGCAAACGCCGTTTTTACGAACTTTTTGATGGCATTGCGGACAGCATATTTGTGGAAAGCGTCGTCCCGCTCTGGCAGAATATAGATGTCAAGGCAGATAAAAATGTCAATAAATACGCGTATGAATGCGGCAAGGTGGATTACTGTCCGCTGGTCTTTTATAAGATGTTCGTAGCGCCGGACGGTGGAATCTATCCCTGTACCAGTCTTCCGCCGCCGATGAGTCTTGGCAATATCCATGATACGACCTTGCAGCTGGCATGGAACAGCCGTCAGCGACTGGATTTTTTGAAGGAACATTTGCGTTTGACACGCTATCGGCATAGCTCCTGCAAAGAATGTTTTGTGCCTTTTAATACGGTGACAGGCTCCGGAGATATCCTTGATCCCTATAAGGATGGGATATTGGAACGATTGGAGGAAATATCAAACGATGTGTGA
- a CDS encoding nucleoside-diphosphate sugar epimerase/dehydratase: MCDKIDFAWPVTSENALVYQYFQSEVARLRNILAECRIVIFGAGIRGCCLLHILEQNGFHKIVFCDNNPEKQGHLIHDYDICSLSDALSYRGRQVFLVSPENSGSMRDQLTDAKLEEGRDWFSFDLSVYDAYVAEYERTVSDHLLVMGDCAFSHIALTDEVSDSLGDMIKTSFGAEHCKVLAVHGLGQQAHYHILRALLDRGERPAMLLLLVMEALTPKAHLMPRTQHPTLIRRLVDATEQPRAEFSAYAELAAERFRRFQVESFASFKKTEDDTSEKLYMQMNYLFRIKEETEGVVYLKKTIRLLNEHGIPIVLYVPPVNYMQGERFFGGDFKARYHENFTKLYGFLDREGLDYRVADASFLLTADEFAAANTIDETSNYAGRSKLLHFLHESEAIRAVMG; this comes from the coding sequence ATGTGTGATAAAATTGATTTTGCATGGCCAGTCACGTCGGAGAATGCTCTCGTCTACCAGTATTTCCAATCTGAGGTGGCGCGGCTCAGGAACATTCTCGCCGAGTGTCGGATTGTGATCTTCGGTGCCGGAATACGCGGCTGCTGCCTGCTGCACATCCTGGAACAGAATGGCTTTCACAAGATTGTTTTCTGTGATAACAATCCTGAGAAACAGGGGCATCTCATTCATGACTACGATATTTGTTCGCTCAGCGATGCCCTGTCTTACCGGGGGCGGCAGGTTTTCCTCGTCTCACCGGAAAACAGCGGATCTATGAGAGATCAGTTGACTGACGCAAAGTTGGAGGAGGGACGGGACTGGTTCTCCTTTGATCTGTCGGTTTATGACGCCTATGTTGCGGAATATGAGCGGACGGTCAGTGATCATCTGCTGGTGATGGGGGACTGTGCCTTCTCGCATATCGCATTGACCGACGAAGTATCGGATTCTCTGGGCGATATGATAAAAACGAGCTTCGGTGCGGAGCATTGCAAGGTACTCGCGGTGCACGGCCTTGGTCAACAGGCGCACTACCATATCCTCCGCGCCCTGCTGGATCGGGGAGAACGTCCGGCAATGTTGTTATTATTGGTGATGGAGGCATTGACGCCAAAGGCACATCTTATGCCGCGCACGCAGCACCCGACGCTCATCCGCCGCCTGGTGGACGCCACAGAGCAGCCGCGGGCAGAGTTCTCCGCGTATGCAGAGCTTGCCGCAGAGCGGTTTCGCCGCTTCCAGGTGGAGTCGTTTGCCTCTTTTAAGAAAACGGAGGACGATACCAGCGAGAAGCTGTATATGCAGATGAACTATCTATTTCGCATCAAGGAGGAGACGGAAGGGGTCGTGTATTTGAAAAAGACCATCCGGCTGCTCAATGAGCACGGGATTCCCATCGTTCTCTATGTGCCTCCGGTCAACTATATGCAGGGCGAACGCTTCTTTGGGGGGGATTTTAAGGCGAGATATCATGAGAATTTTACGAAGCTGTATGGATTTCTGGATCGCGAAGGGCTGGACTATCGTGTTGCAGATGCGAGCTTCCTGCTCACGGCAGATGAGTTTGCAGCAGCGAATACGATCGATGAGACCTCAAACTACGCCGGTCGGAGCAAACTGCTGCATTTCCTTCATGAATCCGAGGCGATTCGCGCTGTGATGGGATAG
- a CDS encoding amino acid adenylation domain-containing protein, giving the protein MLTNVTQYLQYAAARCPDKIAFRDAARQVTFSQFARQSRACASAIAAFLGGQKCRPVAVYLPKGVNCIIAFFAAAYSGNFYTPLDTAMPRERLRSIMETLRPAAIITDRTHYEAAAEVAADAAVMELEELRDGTVDEGVLDRIRRTMIDTDPLYVMFTSGSTGIPKGVVVSHRSVIDYTEWLAETFAFSERTVFGNQAPFYFDNSILDIYSTVKNAGTMVIIPEEKFLSSKRLCRYLDEAGINTIFWVPSALVLVANSGALDTVCPKGIEKILFCGEVMPTAQLNVWRRALPNALYANLYGPTEITDVCTYFIVEREFSDVESLPIGFPCRNTDILVLNERDEPAADGEIGELCVRGTCLSHGYYRNPEKTVAAFTQNPLNTMYPEKIYRTGDLVRYNQYGELLYLGRKDYQIKHMGHRIELGEIETAASAYRDVKQSCALYDAQKQRIILFVAAEGIDKTALYQYLKTRLPHYMLPALIVDLEALPLNANGKIDRIELGGAYCGKKNYRDHEKDAPL; this is encoded by the coding sequence ATGCTTACGAATGTCACCCAATATCTGCAATATGCCGCTGCGCGGTGCCCGGATAAAATTGCATTCCGGGACGCGGCGCGACAGGTGACCTTTTCTCAGTTTGCACGACAGAGTCGGGCATGTGCCTCTGCCATTGCTGCATTTCTCGGTGGGCAAAAATGCCGACCTGTCGCCGTGTATTTGCCGAAGGGCGTGAATTGCATCATCGCATTCTTTGCGGCGGCATACAGCGGGAATTTCTACACGCCGCTGGACACGGCAATGCCGAGGGAGCGGCTGCGCAGTATTATGGAGACGCTGCGTCCTGCCGCCATTATCACGGATCGGACGCATTATGAAGCCGCTGCCGAAGTCGCCGCAGATGCCGCAGTGATGGAGCTCGAAGAGCTGCGTGACGGGACGGTCGATGAGGGTGTGCTCGATCGGATCCGGCGCACGATGATCGACACCGACCCGCTGTATGTGATGTTCACCTCCGGCTCCACCGGCATACCCAAAGGCGTGGTCGTCAGTCACCGTTCGGTGATCGACTATACCGAGTGGCTTGCAGAGACGTTTGCGTTTTCCGAGCGTACGGTGTTTGGAAACCAAGCACCGTTTTACTTTGACAATTCGATTCTGGATATTTACAGTACCGTCAAAAATGCCGGCACAATGGTCATCATTCCGGAGGAAAAATTCTTATCGTCGAAACGGCTGTGCCGCTATCTGGATGAGGCCGGGATCAATACAATCTTTTGGGTGCCTTCGGCGCTCGTCCTCGTTGCGAACTCGGGTGCCTTGGATACGGTCTGCCCCAAGGGGATCGAGAAAATTTTGTTTTGCGGTGAAGTGATGCCGACCGCCCAGTTGAATGTTTGGCGCCGCGCCCTTCCCAATGCCCTGTATGCCAATCTCTACGGGCCTACCGAAATCACAGATGTTTGCACCTATTTTATCGTGGAACGTGAATTTTCTGATGTGGAAAGCCTTCCGATTGGATTCCCCTGCCGCAACACCGATATTCTGGTGTTGAACGAACGGGATGAGCCGGCTGCCGACGGGGAGATTGGCGAGCTGTGCGTCAGGGGCACCTGCCTGTCCCATGGATATTATCGCAACCCCGAAAAAACGGTTGCCGCATTCACACAGAATCCGCTCAACACCATGTATCCCGAAAAAATATATCGTACCGGCGATCTGGTACGATATAATCAGTATGGCGAGCTGCTGTATCTGGGGCGCAAAGATTACCAGATCAAACATATGGGGCACCGGATTGAGTTGGGGGAGATTGAGACAGCGGCGAGCGCGTATCGGGATGTGAAGCAGAGCTGCGCCCTGTACGATGCACAAAAGCAGAGGATCATCCTTTTTGTGGCTGCCGAGGGCATCGACAAGACGGCATTGTATCAGTATTTGAAAACCCGTTTGCCGCATTATATGCTGCCCGCCCTTATCGTGGATTTGGAGGCGCTGCCGCTCAATGCGAATGGCAAGATCGATCGAATCGAGTTAGGAGGAGCATACTGTGGTAAAAAAAATTATCGGGATCATGAAAAAGATGCGCCCCTATGA
- a CDS encoding phosphopantetheine-binding protein: MKKMRPYEEITETTELIESGILDSLVILHLAAQLEIAFDVEIADEALTAVNFANADAIAQLVRKSKGI, translated from the coding sequence ATGAAAAAGATGCGCCCCTATGAAGAGATAACGGAAACAACCGAGCTCATCGAAAGCGGTATTTTGGATTCCCTTGTGATTCTTCATTTGGCGGCACAGCTGGAGATCGCGTTCGATGTCGAAATTGCCGATGAGGCGCTGACAGCGGTCAACTTTGCCAATGCAGACGCGATTGCGCAGTTGGTCAGGAAAAGTAAGGGAATTTGA
- a CDS encoding glycosyltransferase family 2 protein produces MKKIYIRTHAYNASKTLRRTVDSVLHQTHTDYIYYLCDNGSTDGGATRQIIEAYAALDRRIVPFYNEVNHVWEDSAEYIDLPLHVDDDDYFCELDADDEYLPTFFEEMLGFMQKYDLDIACCGNDFLNVEQENRLVRQRLLHETLILEGQQFAELFPWYHGFMRTCWGKLYKGSVLRNYITRHEDCPNYPVAYGGDTFNTMRVFQNAKRVGILPRSLHRYYISPKSVSYTMHPQRVQCDQILHEVAIDYLSVFGTISQRNWEFLYEVYMYALRDTAEVLLRAEMPDSEKLHYFIEMVNCRYTHQLMAWENFDVQLEGGQELQDHRKELFKGIANWLLSLREVANEQAEDYCRIGELSSAAAAYSEGWIAFRKRKVMTYIQQGQIEKAKTELNELKELLPEDEDVQYLSRLIPTTEGTVTD; encoded by the coding sequence ATGAAGAAGATATATATACGAACGCATGCCTATAATGCTTCCAAAACATTGCGGCGCACCGTGGACAGCGTCCTTCATCAGACACATACAGACTATATCTACTACCTGTGTGACAATGGCTCTACTGACGGTGGGGCGACCCGTCAGATCATCGAGGCGTATGCGGCATTGGATCGCCGCATTGTTCCGTTCTATAATGAAGTGAATCACGTTTGGGAGGACAGTGCGGAATATATTGATTTGCCGCTTCATGTCGATGATGACGATTATTTTTGTGAACTCGATGCCGATGACGAATATCTGCCGACATTTTTTGAAGAAATGCTTGGCTTCATGCAGAAGTATGACCTGGACATTGCCTGCTGCGGCAATGATTTCCTGAATGTTGAACAAGAGAATCGATTGGTCCGTCAGCGTTTGCTCCATGAGACGTTGATCTTGGAGGGACAGCAATTTGCGGAACTGTTTCCGTGGTATCATGGCTTTATGAGAACGTGTTGGGGCAAATTATATAAAGGCAGCGTCCTTCGGAACTATATCACGAGACATGAAGATTGTCCGAACTATCCCGTCGCCTACGGCGGTGATACATTCAATACGATGCGTGTTTTTCAAAATGCGAAACGCGTCGGAATTTTGCCGCGGTCGCTGCATAGGTATTATATATCCCCCAAATCGGTGTCTTATACCATGCATCCGCAGCGGGTTCAATGCGATCAAATTTTGCATGAAGTCGCCATTGACTACTTGAGCGTGTTTGGTACCATCAGTCAACGTAATTGGGAGTTCTTATATGAAGTATATATGTACGCGCTTAGGGATACCGCCGAAGTGCTATTGCGCGCGGAGATGCCTGATTCGGAGAAGCTGCATTATTTCATTGAAATGGTCAACTGCAGGTACACGCATCAACTGATGGCGTGGGAGAATTTCGACGTACAGCTTGAAGGGGGACAGGAGCTGCAGGATCATCGTAAAGAGCTTTTCAAAGGGATCGCCAACTGGTTGCTATCGCTTCGTGAAGTAGCAAATGAGCAAGCAGAGGATTATTGTCGTATTGGAGAGCTTTCTTCGGCAGCCGCAGCGTATTCTGAGGGATGGATCGCGTTTCGTAAGCGGAAAGTGATGACCTATATTCAGCAAGGGCAAATCGAAAAGGCAAAAACGGAGCTGAACGAGCTGAAAGAATTGCTGCCCGAGGACGAGGATGTGCAATATCTGTCACGACTCATTCCCACGACCGAAGGAACTGTGACGGATTGA
- a CDS encoding undecaprenyl-diphosphate phosphatase → MDIALIELVKVVILGIVEGLTEWLPVSSTGHMILVDEFIRLDVSMAFMDMFLVVIQLGAILAVVVLNAEKLNPFLKSKSQAERRATLDLWGKVIVACLPAAVIGLAFNKYMEEHFMNAPVVAAMLILYGVLFIVVERWNKRRTPRVDDLSALDYRTAFIIGMFQVLSLVPGTSRSGATILGGIIFGASRYVATEFTFFLAIPVMFGASFLKLVKFGWNYSGTELVILGVGMVTAFIVSILSIQFLLRYIKRNDFTAFGWYRIALGIIVLAYLFLIGDPTKE, encoded by the coding sequence GTGGATATTGCATTGATAGAATTGGTGAAGGTCGTCATTCTCGGCATCGTGGAGGGCTTGACGGAATGGCTGCCCGTATCCAGCACGGGGCATATGATCCTCGTCGACGAGTTCATCCGTCTCGATGTGTCGATGGCGTTCATGGATATGTTCCTCGTCGTTATCCAGCTCGGGGCGATTCTCGCCGTCGTCGTGCTGAATGCGGAGAAGCTCAATCCGTTTCTAAAGAGCAAGTCACAGGCGGAGCGCCGTGCCACGCTCGACCTCTGGGGCAAGGTCATCGTCGCCTGTCTGCCCGCCGCCGTGATTGGCCTCGCGTTCAATAAATACATGGAGGAGCATTTCATGAATGCCCCCGTGGTCGCCGCCATGCTGATTCTCTACGGCGTCCTCTTCATCGTGGTGGAGCGCTGGAACAAGCGCCGCACGCCGCGCGTGGACGATCTCTCCGCACTGGACTATCGGACGGCGTTCATCATCGGCATGTTTCAGGTACTCTCCCTCGTCCCGGGCACAAGCCGCTCGGGCGCGACGATCCTCGGCGGCATCATCTTCGGGGCGAGCCGCTACGTTGCAACGGAGTTCACATTCTTCCTCGCAATTCCCGTCATGTTCGGTGCGTCCTTTCTGAAACTCGTCAAATTCGGATGGAACTACTCGGGCACGGAGCTCGTCATCCTCGGCGTCGGCATGGTGACGGCGTTCATCGTCTCCATCCTCTCGATTCAGTTCCTCCTGCGCTACATCAAGCGCAACGATTTCACGGCATTCGGCTGGTACCGCATCGCGCTCGGCATCATTGTGCTCGCCTATCTCTTCCTGATTGGCGACCCGACGAAGGAGTAA
- the pth gene encoding aminoacyl-tRNA hydrolase, translating to MKMIAGLGNPGAEYARTKHNVGFMLVGALAERLNAPAWKEDFFSAVTEVRIGGEKVFLVKPLTYMNNSGEAIGPMLSYYKMTADDLTVVHDDMDIPAGTVRIRKKGSSGGHNGIKSIIAHVGGEDFARVRIGVGRPPAGWTVINHVLAPFTAEDVPKIREAIGYLLPAVECIVTDGVELAMNRYNPHKKKARKQEENHEGESSETRTAE from the coding sequence ATGAAGATGATTGCAGGGCTCGGCAACCCCGGTGCGGAGTATGCCCGGACGAAGCACAACGTCGGCTTTATGCTCGTGGGTGCACTCGCGGAGCGGCTGAACGCGCCCGCATGGAAGGAAGATTTTTTCTCCGCTGTCACAGAGGTGCGGATCGGCGGCGAAAAGGTCTTCCTTGTCAAACCCCTGACCTACATGAACAACAGCGGCGAGGCAATCGGCCCCATGCTTTCCTACTATAAAATGACGGCGGACGATCTGACCGTCGTTCACGATGATATGGACATCCCTGCGGGGACGGTGCGCATTCGGAAAAAGGGCAGCTCGGGCGGGCACAACGGCATCAAGTCCATCATCGCGCACGTGGGCGGCGAGGACTTTGCACGCGTCCGCATCGGTGTCGGCCGTCCGCCCGCAGGATGGACGGTCATCAACCATGTGCTTGCACCGTTTACTGCGGAGGATGTGCCGAAGATCCGTGAGGCTATCGGCTATCTCCTGCCCGCCGTGGAGTGCATTGTGACGGACGGCGTGGAGCTCGCGATGAACCGTTACAATCCGCACAAGAAGAAGGCGCGAAAACAAGAGGAAAATCATGAAGGCGAAAGCAGCGAAACGCGCACAGCAGAGTGA